The following proteins are encoded in a genomic region of Flammeovirga pectinis:
- the lpdA gene encoding dihydrolipoyl dehydrogenase — protein sequence MSATKFDLIVIGSGPGGYVAAIRASQLGMKVAVVEKAEIGGICLNWGCIPTKALLKSGQVFQYINHAKDFGINVEGAEADFSAMVQRSRGVAAGMSKGVEFLIKKNKIEKLLGFGKLVGPKQVEVTDAEGKATVYDADKIILATGGRAKELPHIKIDGKKVIGYRQAMTLENQPKKMVVMGSGAIGVEFAYFYNSIGTEVTVVEYLPRIVPNEDADVSKELERNFKKQGIKVMTNAAVQTVETEGEGCVVKITDNKKGKETVIECDVVLSAVGVETNLEGIGLEEVGVAHDKGKVLINDYYQTNIPSVFAIGDIVKGPALAHVASHEGIICVEKISGMSPEPMNYNNIPGCTYASPEIASVGYTEEQAKEAGYEIKVGKFPFTASGKASAAGHKEGFVKVIFDAKYGEWLGCHMIGSNVTEMIAEAVVGRKLEVTGHEIITAVHPHPTLSEAVMEAAALAYDECIHL from the coding sequence ATGTCAGCAACAAAATTTGATCTGATTGTCATCGGTAGTGGCCCAGGTGGTTACGTGGCAGCAATCCGTGCTTCTCAACTAGGAATGAAAGTAGCGGTTGTAGAAAAAGCTGAAATCGGTGGTATCTGTCTTAACTGGGGATGTATCCCAACAAAAGCGCTTTTAAAAAGTGGTCAAGTATTTCAATACATTAACCATGCAAAAGACTTTGGTATTAACGTAGAAGGCGCAGAAGCAGATTTTTCTGCAATGGTTCAAAGAAGCCGTGGTGTAGCTGCAGGAATGAGTAAAGGTGTTGAGTTCTTAATCAAAAAGAATAAGATTGAGAAACTTTTAGGCTTTGGTAAATTAGTAGGTCCTAAGCAAGTTGAAGTAACTGATGCTGAAGGTAAAGCTACTGTTTATGATGCTGATAAGATCATTTTAGCAACTGGTGGTAGAGCAAAAGAGCTTCCTCATATCAAAATTGATGGTAAAAAAGTAATTGGCTACCGTCAGGCAATGACTCTTGAAAACCAACCTAAGAAAATGGTTGTAATGGGTTCTGGAGCAATTGGTGTTGAATTCGCTTACTTCTATAACTCTATTGGTACAGAAGTAACTGTAGTTGAATATTTACCTCGTATCGTACCTAACGAAGATGCTGACGTTTCTAAAGAACTTGAGCGTAACTTCAAAAAACAAGGTATTAAAGTAATGACAAATGCGGCTGTTCAAACTGTGGAAACAGAAGGTGAAGGTTGTGTTGTTAAAATTACTGACAATAAAAAAGGAAAAGAAACAGTAATTGAATGTGATGTTGTTCTTTCTGCTGTAGGTGTAGAAACTAACTTAGAAGGCATTGGTCTTGAAGAAGTTGGTGTTGCACACGACAAAGGAAAAGTACTAATCAATGATTACTACCAAACTAATATTCCTTCTGTTTTTGCAATTGGTGATATTGTTAAAGGTCCTGCTTTAGCACACGTTGCATCTCACGAAGGTATTATTTGTGTTGAAAAAATATCAGGCATGTCTCCTGAACCAATGAACTACAATAACATCCCTGGTTGTACTTATGCATCGCCAGAGATTGCTTCTGTAGGTTACACTGAAGAACAAGCTAAAGAAGCTGGTTACGAAATTAAAGTTGGTAAATTCCCATTCACTGCATCTGGTAAAGCAAGTGCTGCTGGTCATAAAGAAGGTTTTGTAAAAGTAATCTTTGATGCAAAATATGGCGAATGGTTAGGATGTCACATGATTGGCTCTAACGTTACAGAAATGATTGCTGAAGCAGTTGTTGGCCGTAAGTTAGAAGTAACTGGACATGAAATTATTACTGCTGTTCACCCTCACCCAACATTATCTGAAGCGGTAATGGAGGCTGCAGCTTTAGCATATGACGAGTGTATTCACTTGTAA